In Aspergillus nidulans FGSC A4 chromosome II, a single window of DNA contains:
- a CDS encoding uncharacterized protein (transcript_id=CADANIAT00004702) — protein MPPASRPVKLACLPCRASKIRCNGQDPCSNCISHGDECRYQPSRRGGARRGPAAAEKLAKKETQRCAAKPAVDNLEKEPAPHGELYHRHTQGSTSTLNTPLPISPAESGLRPSSILREDCGVSPLGGIPSGFLGPVNHPPKALRAYDCSEDLINAYYIFIHPYFPLLPPPVVAQYEDKCVSVEVRSTHANASSLPRWPTSPLGLALAAILTLIPPTGDSNSADDGAAALRRSYADSYARSALESLEDLLEPYSHANLADGPRSILHYAIPQKMEPVLALALLSLYECCQRGNVPKMRLRANQALTAAMDLSLHTETPQTGFLDAHRRCWWAVMFLVYQSSIMTTSPPFITFDDIRITTMFPEFRGCREVRTLLSIETLRPNHPSHVQPWPLLVKAQAALLRSCCIGRELDRELRTGQSLSFSIREEIKDLDSLILGLAAEADRFRCVTNYQGAEADASRNLWAISNALIHTSRLTLHSVRAFPDRRRILDGPIDLLSLDASCTPSSLVESFHLSTSQTGEVDTHFPFTERESIRICLHSSLVVSRVFRRLPSPNPSYSDTTVDMTAAMPWTSWRRLSSPRSIPYMASCQMQSFYTLAMVLKCVNTALCSGTISSYAYLFEQPSVTTEVQDAERLVEELQIGMDALRRSIKADVLFGGVEVMAREVERVFEATLMG, from the exons ATGCCGCCTGCTTCTCGGCCCGTCAAGCTAGCATGCCTCCCTTG CCGGGCTTCCAAGATCCGCTGTAACGGCCAGGATCCGTGTTCGAAT TGCATCAGTCACGGTGACGAATGCCGATATCAGCCCAGTCGACGAGGTGGTGCTCGACGGGGCCCAGCGGCCGCTGAAAAActggccaagaaggaaacCCAACGGTGTGCAGCTAAACCCGCTGTGGATAATCTTGAGAAAGAGCCTGCGCCTCACGGCGAGCTCTACCATCGGCATACGCAGGGCAGTACCTCCACTCTCAACACTCCGCTACCAATATCCCCAGCCGAATCGGGACTCCGGCCGTCCAGCATATTAAGGGAGGATTGCGGTGTCTCACCCCTTGGTGGAATACCTTCTGGGTTCTTAGGTCCGGTAAACCATCCCCCGAAGGCTCTTCGGGCTTATGACTGCTCTGAGGATTT AATCAACGCGTACTATATATTCATTCACCCTTATTTCCCCCTCCTGCCTCCCCCGGTGGTCGCCCAGTACGAGGACAAGTGCGTCAGCGTAGAGGTTCGCTCTACTCATGCCAATGCTTCTTCCCTACCCCGCTGGCCCACATCTCCACTGGGTTTGGCCCTGGCAGCAATACTGACTCTAATCCCTCCGACGGGAGATTCCAACTCAGCCGACGACGGGGCAGCCGCACTCCGTCGATCCTACGCTGATTCGTATGCGAGGTCGGCTCTGGAGTCCCTAGAGGATCTACTCGAACCGTACTCACATGCCAATCTCGCCGATGGCCCGCGGAGTATTTTGCATTATGCGATCCCTCAGAAGATGGAGCCTGTCCTCGCATTGGCCCTTCTTAGCCTATACGAGTGTTGCCAGCGCGGGAATGTCCCGAAAATGCGCCTCCGGGCGAACCAGGCTCTGACTGCTGCCATGGACCTGTCATTGCATACCGAAACGCCACAGACTGGTTTCTTGGATGCGCACCGCCGGTGCTGGTGGGCAGTA ATGTTTCTCGTATACCAGTCATCTATAATGACTACATCG CCCCCTTTTATCACCTTTGATGACATCCGGATCACAACTATGTTCCCCGAATTCCGCGGCTGCCGAGAGGTTCGTACTTTACTTTCCATTGAAACCCTCAGACCTAACCATCCATCACATGTCCAGCCGTGGCCATTACTGGTGAAGGCCCAAGCAGctctcctccgcagctgctgcatCGGCCGCGAGCTCGATCGAGAGCTAAGGACGGGCCAGAGTTTATCGTTCTCGATACGGGAAGAAATAAAAGATCTAGACTCCCTCATCCTCGGGCTTGCAGCCGAAGCAGACCGCTTCCGCTGCGTAACTAATTACCAGGGCGCCGAAGCTGATGCCTCTCGCAACCTCTGGGCTATATCAAACGCCCTCATCCACACTTCTCGGCTGACACTGCATAGTGTCCGCGCGTTTCCAGACCGTCGTAGGATCCTCGACGGGCCTATTgacctcctctccctcgaTGCTAGCTGTACACCATCCAGTTTAGTAGAAAGCTTCCACCTCTCGACAAGCCAGACTGGTGAGGTCGACACTCACTTCCCATTTACAGAGCGGGAATCAATAAGGATATGTCTCCACTCGTCGCTGGTTGTGTCCCGGGTGTTTCGCCGCTTACCATCTCCAAACCCAAGCTACTCTGATACTACCGTTGATATGACTGCCGCTATGCCCTGGACATCGTGGCGGCGGCTGAGCTCTCCGCGCTCAATCCCTTACATGGCCAGCTGCCAGATGCAGAGCTTTTATACGCTCGCGATGGTGCTAAAGTGCGTCAATACAGCACTGTGCTCTGGGACTATAAGCAGCTACGCCTATCTTTTTGAGCAGCCGAGCGTGACAACGGAAGTGCAAGACGCGGAGCGGCTCGTGGAGGAACTTCAAATTGGTATGGATGCGCTTCGAAGATCGATCAAGGCAGATGTACTCTTTGGGGGGGTTGAAGTGATGGCTAGAGAGGTGGAGCGGGTGTTTGAGGCGACCTTGATGGGTTGA
- a CDS encoding putative MFS transporter (transcript_id=CADANIAT00004703), whose protein sequence is MSQFPASTVVNGADLESNNPHVVDFDGPDDKDIPLNWPLPRKIWVTSAVAILNLIGTVASSIFGTGSEEFSREFRISHEVAVLGTTLFLAGYIFGFLAFGPLSERFGRKWPMLLGITISSLFDIMSEAGENVATVLIGRFFGGLFGVAPVAIFGGIVSDCWPISQRGNAMALAVSLVFSGPTFGPVLGGLIMGSGSPVLNWRWTMWMVVIVGLGASVLCVFVFPETFPPVILRKRARALRRKTGNANFTTASDKDGLNIRDIARFYLIRPFWLFTTQPILALLTLYQSFVYGVLFLFYQTYPVAFGEDRSWPTSLKYVPLLALIVGVFAGSLGIIITNQIYTRHHSHTPDGVYIPESRLPPMIVGGVMVPIGMFWFAWTASSIFISWASPVCASFLTGCGMYLLFIQGFNYIIDCYTSMANSAMGVNGSMRSIFGAAFPLFANQVIERLGVAKTTSILGCVCVALVPVPICFWFWGERIRAWSSAKV, encoded by the exons ATGAGCCAATTCCCAGCATCAACCGTGGTCAACGGAGCAGACCTAGAGAGCAATAATCCGCATGTGGTGGACTTCGACGGCCCAGACGACAAGGACATCCCACTCAATTGGCCTCTGCCGCGGAAGATCTGGGTAACTTCGGCCGTGGCCATCCTGAACCTGATTGGAACGGTAGCCAGCAGCATCTTTGGAACTGGAAGCGAGGAGTTCAGTCGGGAATTTCGAATCAGCCATGAGGTTGCTGTGTTGGGGACGACGCTGTTTCTCGCG GGCTACATCTTCGGCTTTCTTGCCTTTGGTCCCCTCTCCGAGCGCTTCGGTCGCAAATGGCCCATGTTGCTAGGAATCACCATCTCCTCGCTTTTCGACATAATGTCTGAGGCAGGCGAGAACGTCGCAACCGTACTTatcggccgcttcttcggcggtCTCTTTGGAGTAGCGCCAGTCGCTATCTTTGGAGGTATTGTAAGCGATTGCTGGCCTATCTCCCAACGTGGGAATGCCATGGCGCTGGCTGTGTCGCTGGTATTCTCCGGCCCTACTTTCGGCCCGGTGTTGGGAGGGCTCATTATGGGTTCGGGGTCGCCGGTGCTCAACTGGAGGTGGACTATGTGGATGGTTGTTATCGTAGGACTTGGTGCTTCGGTGCTCTGTGTTTTCGTCTTTCCGGAGACGTTTCCGCCTGTAAttctgaggaagagggcaaggGCCTTGCGTAGGAAGACTGGGAATGCGAATTTCACGACGGCGTCGGACAAGGATGGTCTTAATATACGGGACATTGCTAGGTTTTACCTCATTCGACCCTTTT GGCTATTCACTACGCAACCTATCCTCGCTCTCCTAACACTATACCAGTCCTTCGTATACGGagttctctttctcttctacCAGACCTATCCCGTCGCCTTCGGTGAAGACCGCAGCTGGCCCACGAGCCTAAAATACGTGCCTCTCCTCGCACTTATCGTAGGCGTCTTCGCCGGCTCCCTgggcatcatcatcaccaatcaAATCTACACCCGTCACCACAGCCACACCCCTGATGGCGTCTACATCCCCGAAAGCCGTCTTCCACCCATGATCGTCGGCGGGGTTATGGTCCCCATTGGGATGTTCTGGTTCGCCTGGACAGCTTCGTCCATATTTATATCTTGGGCCAGCCCCGTTTGCGCGAGTTTCCTAACCGGCTGCGGCATGTACTTGCTGTTCATCCAGGGGTTTAACTATATTATCGACTGCTACACTAGCATGGCCAACAGTGCGATGGGCGTGAATGGCTCGATGAGGAGTATTTTTGGGGCCGCTTTCCCGCTCTTCGCCAACCAGGTGATTGAAAGGCTCGGTGTCGCGAAAACAACTAGTATACTTGGATGCGTTTGTGTAGCATTAGTTCCTGTCCCAATTTGCTTTTGGTTCTGGGGGGAGAGGATACGGGCTTGGTCGTCAGCGAAGGTCTAG
- a CDS encoding tetratricopeptide repeat protein (transcript_id=CADANIAT00004701), which translates to MASALQTPVPAIDEYYNLGSFGHTITTSSADAQTWFNRGLTWVYSFNHVEGAYCFEQAIGHDPGCPMAYWGLAYAVGPNYNKPWEKFDLGDLHRSVQRGYEASQAAKRLATNVTPLEQALIEAMLHRFPTNEPARDYAALNRSYANAMKLAYDAFGHDLNVAVLYADALMNMNPWSLWDLFTGLPNPNAPTLEVKAVLERALSQEGDGANQNPGLLHLYIHFIEMSPSPELGINAADRLRDLVPDAGHIHHMPTHLDILIGDWRRSIASNYKSTLADDKYFRRSGAKNFYTFYRMHDYHSLVYAAMFAGQSKVALDAVTRMEATVPEEVLRIESPPMADWLEQFMPIRLHVMVRFGMWEELKRKELPHDQILYAGTTATTHYARGIAFAATGDVEAARKEQDLFHKAWARVPETRRAYNGKMVDVLGVAAAMLEGEIEYREANYDQAFESLRRAIDLEDKLPYSEPWSWMQPVRHAYAALMMEQGNLEEAAQVYRADLGMDTSVIRPRRHPNNVWSLQGYHECLVRMGRLEEAAVIEQPTKLALAVADVPIRASCFCRLDTSQAPEVLDSCASKGKEKCC; encoded by the coding sequence ATGGCTTCTGCACTTCAGACTCCCGTCCCAGCCATTGACGAATACTACAACCTGGGATCGTTTGGCCACACCAttaccaccagcagcgccgaCGCCCAAACCTGGTTCAATCGGGGATTAACGTGGGTATATTCGTTCAATCATGTAGAAGGCGCCTACTGCTTTGAACAGGCTATTGGGCACGACCCAGGATGCCCAATGGCATACTGGGGGCTTGCATACGCAGTCGGCCCGAACTACAACAAGCCCTGGGAGAAATTCGATCTGGGTGACCTGCATCGATCAGTGCAGCGGGGTTACGAAGCTTCGCAAGCTGCAAAGAGACTAGCAACCAACGTGACCCCCCTTGAGCAAGCGCTGATCGAGGCGATGCTGCATCGGTTCCCGACTAACGAACCGGCAAGGGACTATGCGGCTCTCAACAGGAGCTATGCCAACGCCATGAAGCTCGCATATGACGCCTTTGGGCACGATCTGAATGTTGCAGTCTTGTATGCGGATGCCTTGATGAACATGAACCCCTGGTCGCTATGGGATCTATTCACCGGACTGCCAAATCCCAACGCGCCGACCCTGGAGGTGAAAGCCGTCCTTGAGCGTGCGCTTTCGCAGGAAGGGGACGGCGCGAATCAGAACCCCGGGCTTCTGCATCTATATATTCATTTCATTGAGATGTCGCCCAGTCCTGAGCTGGGAATCAACGCTGCCGATCGTCTTCGTGACCTCGTGCCGGATGCCGGGCATATCCACCATATGCCAACGCACTTGGACATTCTTATTGGCGATTGGAGACGCTCTATTGCGTCAAACTACAAGTCGACCCTTGCGGACGATAAATATTTCCGGAGATCCGGCGCCAAGAACTTCTATACTTTCTACCGCATGCACGACTACCATTCCTTGGTATACGCAGCCATGTTCGCCGGTCAATCCAAGGTTGCACTTGACGCTGTGACTCGCATGGAAGCAACAGTGCCCGAAGAGGTTCTCCGGATTGAGTCCCCACCGATGGctgactggctggagcagtTCATGCCTATCCGCCTTCATGTGATGGTGCGCTTCGGTATGTGGGAGGAGCTCAAGCGCAAAGAGCTGCCACACGACCAGATCCTCTATGCTGGGACCACAGCGACCACGCACTACGCCCGCGGAATCGCTTTCGCCGCCACAGGGGATGTTGAAGCAGCCCGGAAAGAGCAAGATCTCTTCCACAAGGCATGGGCGCGCGTTCCTGAAACCCGCCGCGCCTACAACGGCAAGATGGTTGACGTGCTCGGGGTTGCCGCAGCTATGCTAGAGGGTGAGATTGAATACCGAGAGGCCAACTATGATCAGGCATTTGAGTCGTTGCGTCGCGCAATCGACCTCGAGGATAAGCTGCCGTATAGCGAGCCATGGTCGTGGATGCAGCCTGTACGTCACGCCTACGCGGCGCTGATGATGGAGCAGGGCAACCTGGAAGAGGCTGCGCAGGTCTATCGGGCTGATCTGGGTATGGACACCTCTGTAATCAGGCCGCGCAGGCACCCGAATAATGTCTGGTCGCTGCAAGGGTACCATGAGTGCTTGGTGAGAATGGGGagactggaggaggctgctgTGATTGAGCAGCCTACAAAACTAGCTCTTGCGGTTGCTGATGTGCCGATCAGGGCGTCGTGCTTTTGCCGTTTGGACACGTCACAGGCGCCAGAGGTTCTTGACAGCTGTGCTTCCAAGGGGAAGGAGAAGTGTTGCTGA
- a CDS encoding uncharacterized protein (transcript_id=CADANIAT00004704), whose protein sequence is MTQYTNDPSSCDLVGEGDVYGIGVRLGYYFSWISGLTAVFFDNPKAVRDTRRTVILVSLAVFIIIIQNTLNGSFALLEWSIVFPMARWAPLLVLFFASITNQDDPPGTIYRVHSRKGNDGRETPATGDNQVNITKMQTQHISSSPEVDTTNLMEILKKARPVRAAMMQLKLLLVAIGVSANVFSEKILAGNNIDLSDAPLLSSGQLIPFIVGLAGLVSTSWSVTIGERRDTTVQ, encoded by the exons ATGACGCAGTATACTAATGACCCCTCCTCCTGCGATCTCGTCGGAGAAGGTGACGTTTACGGCATTGGAGTTCGATTAGGCTACTATTTCTCCTGGATCTCTGGTCTCACCGCTGTCTTTTTCGACAACCCAAAAGCAGTGCGCGACACTCGCCGGACTGTTATCTTGGTCTCACTCGCAGTatttatcatcatcatacagAACACGCTGAACGGTAGCTTCGCGCTTCTCGAGTGGTCAATAGTCTTTCCCATGGCAAGATGGGCACCTCTATTGGTTCTATTCTTCGCCTCAATCACGAATCAGGACGACCCCCCCGGCACCATATATAGAGTACACAG CCGCAAGGGCAACGACGGACGAGAGACGCCTGCAACTGGAGATAATCAAGTTAACATAACCAAAATGCAGACGCAACACATCTCGTCCTCTCCAGAAGTTGATACTACGAACttgatggagatcttgaagaaggcccGGCCCGTCCGAGCCGCCATGATGCAGCTGAAACTCCTTTTAGTGGCCATTGGTGTCAGTGCTAATGTTTTTTCGGAGAAAATCCTTGCTGGAAATAACATTGACCTCAGTGATGCGCCGCTCCTGAGTTCGGGTCAACTGATCCCGTTCATTGTTGGGCTAGCTGGACTGGTGTCGACTAGTTGGTCGGTGACGATTGGAGAGCG AAGGGATACTACAGTGCAGTAG